Within the Beduinella massiliensis genome, the region CAGCGCGCCACGTGCGGAAAGCCGGACAGGGCGCCGCCTCTCCTACCTTTGGGGAAGCGGCGCCCTGTCCGCTTTCCGCTTACTTTTGCAGCGGGGTGGTCACCCGGACGACGGCCCCGTGATCGTTCATGATCTGCATGCGCATAGCGCCCTTGCTGTAATAGTGAAGGCGCAGGCACGTGTTCAGCAGGCCGATATGCCCTTCGTTGTCTGGCGCGTCGGGCGAATTGGCATTGATGCGCGAAATCGCGCGCTGGAGCTTTTCAAGCACCTCCGGGGAGAAGCCGCAGCCGTTGTCCCGGATTTCAAGACAGAGCTGACCCGCCTGAATCGTCCCGACGATCTCCACGCGGCGAACGCCGGCATTGCCGCCGAAACCGTGGGTCATGGCGTTTTCCACCAGCGGCTGAAGCGTCAGCTTGGGAATGACGAGGGCGTTCATCTCGTCCGGCACGTGGATGGAATAGGTCAGCCGCTCCTCATAGCGCGCCTTGAGCAGCATCAGGTAATTGCGCACGTGCGCAAGGTCCTCGCCGAGCGTGGCCGTCTCGCTGCGGGTATCAGTGGAATAGCGAAGCATCTGGGCGAACTGGTCGCACATGTTGACGATGTCCTCGTTGTCGCTCTCCATGCCTTTGGCAGAGATGCTGTTCAGCGTATTGTAGACGAAATGCGGGTTGATCTGCGCCTGCAGGGCCTTGAAGTGGGCGCGAAGGGTGCTCTCGCGCATGGCGATCTCATTGCAGGTGGAATCGTGGAGCTGCAGCAGCATGTCGTTGAAGCTGCGCTCCAGTTCGTGAATCTCGAAGTCCTTGGGAGAAGTTACGAAGGTGCTCAGCTGTTCCGTGCCGACGCTCAGCAGCAGCTGGTCGGCGGGCAGGCTGCGTACCTTGCGGGTGAGACAGCGCGTGGAATGGGTAAGGTTCAGGGAAATGACGACCACCAGCAGCAGCGCGACTGCGGAAATGACCAGAGAGTTGCGCGCAAACTCCCAGATCATGGCCGCGACGGCGGTATAGCGGATCGAGGCGTCCTCTGCGAGGTAGATGTCCAGGTTGAGCCAGCGGCTTTCGATGTGATAGACATTGCGCTCCAGGCCGCAGGGATCGACGTAGGCGGTGAACTTGTTCAGCGGGATGTCGTCGTAGATGGCCTCGTCCTCGGGCGAGGCAAAGAGGATGCTCCCATCCTTAAACACCGCGCGGATCATCGCGTTCTGATTGTCCGTAAGCAGCAGGTTGTCAAGCTCGCCGCAGTCGGCGGCGACCTCGATGTAGCCCACGTGCTCGCCATGCCAGGTGACGCTGTGAATCGCGCTGAACACGTCCACGTCCCGCGAGAGGTTGAAGCGGTCCCTGTGGGACGAGATGATGTGCCGCCGGTAGGGGGCGCTCCTGACGGCCCGCAGGTATGGAATGCCCGCGATCATTTCCTTCGACTCGTCGGACATGCTGACGATGGAATCGTTGCGGTCGATGTGGTTGGAGAGGTAAAATCCGCTTTCGGAAAAGATGCTGACACGGTAAAAGTTGTCTGCGATGGGCGAATGGTACAGCGCCTGAAACATTTTGTTCTGATTGGAAAGAACCGCCGCGGGGTCTTCGTCCGCGCCCAGGGCGACCTGATAAAACGCCTCCATAAACGCCGTGTCGGAGGTCAGATCCTCGATGGCGAGGTCCATCATGGTCACGTATTCTTCCATGTTGCGGATCATGTTCACGGCCATGTTCTGGTAGCGGTCGGCGGTCAGCGCGTCGGAGCCTTCGACCTTGGTCCGCCCCAGATACGCGGTGTTGACCAGCACGATGAGCAGAATCATCGCGGAAAAGAGCAGAATCATCTTATGGCTTATCTTCATGGCGTCGGCCTTTCCTCTCACGCACGGCGGAAGTTTACCTGATATTGTAACACAGGACGGACGAAAGCAAAAGAAAATGCCGTTTTTTCCTATTAACAGTACTGAATATTCCCACAGATACCCGGAAGGGTACGATTTTTCATCCGTGTGTTTGGAATCTTCCGGCGCAGAGCGGAAACCAAGTTTGTATAATGACGTTAAAAGTGAGTAAGCATCTCATGACGGTGACAATCCAACAATCCATGAACTGAGGAGGAAACTTTATGAAACGTGGTATGGTACGCGGCGGTCTGGTTTTCGCGGTGATTCTGGTTCTGATGCTCGGCCTTTGCACCAGCGCTTCTGCCTATTCAGGACAGCAGATCGAGGCGGCGAAGGCGCCCGGCGAGGTCGCGATCGACGGCGACCTGAGCGAGTGGGACACCTCTTCCCCCATGACAGCCAACACGATGGAGCAGGTCGTCCGCGACCCCGGGCAGTGGACGGATGCTGGCGACTGCTCCTTTGAGGTGTACGTCATGTGGAGCGAAGAAAACCTGTATCTCGCGGCCAAGGTTCTGGACGACACGCCCTTCATGTACCGCGAAGGCTTCCCCCCGGACATGGCGGACTCGCTCGTTGTGTTCTTCTCCACCGATCCTGACGCAGACCCGGAGCGCACCGAGTACGTGAAAAACGACTTCCGCTTTACACAGATCATCGACGACTACGACTTCTGCAACGGCATCGACCGCGACATGGTCGCGGACAACGCAGGCTTTGAGACCGTGGGTGAAGACGGCGACGAGCAGGTGCTGGAAGGCTTTGAATGCGCGGTGCAGGAGATCGAGGGCGGCTACACGTTCGAGTGCGTGATTCCCTGGAGCAATTTCTCCAACGAAAACCTCCCCGTGCTCGTGCCTGCGGCCGGCATGAGCATCGGCTTTGAAGCCGGCATGTTCGACCTGGACTTCCCCTGCCCCGGCGTGGCGACCGTGCGCATGCAGGCCTCCGGCAGCGAGGAAGTGGACGTGAATCCCTCGCTGTGGGGAACGCTGACTTTCGTTGAAAAGTGATGAGGAAGGAAGACGAGCTATGAATTTAAAAAAGGTTGGGGCGCTTGTGCTGACCGGCGCCATGACATTGAGCGCGGTCTCCCCGGCGCTTGCCGCCAGGAACGCCAAGCTCAACGCGGACGAAATGGACATCCCGGCCATCATCGAGGACACCGCGGCCTCCGGGACGGCCAACATCTACCACTGGTGGACGGCCGGCGGCGAAAAGGACGCGATCGAGTCCATCATCAACGGCTTCTCCGGCGTCTACACCGGCATCAACGCGAAGTCCAACGCCATTCCCGGCGGCGCGGGCGGCGCGATGGTCATGAAGGTGAAGGTGCTTCAGCAGGCGGGCAAGTCCCCGGAGACCTTTCAGGCGCATCCCGGTGAGGAAATCGAGCCCTACCTGACCTCGGACATGCTGCTGGATCTGAGCCGGGTCTGGGATTACGCCGGCCTTTACGACCGCGTACTGCCCGGGCTTGCCGACCTCTGCACCGCCTCCGACGGCAAGCAGCACATCGTGCCCGTAGGCATCCATAAGTCCAACGTGATCTTCTACAACCGGCACGTCTTTGAGCAGTACGGCGTTGCCGTTCCGGATCACGAAAGCATCACCTGGGATGAGTTCTTCGGCATCTGCGATCAGCTGCAGGCAGCCATGCCCGAAGGGTACTATCCCCTCGACCTCGGCGACCGCAAGGGCTGGCCCGCCTGTCAGGTATTTGAGGACATCATGATGGGCACCGACCCCAAGGTGTACCAGGACTTCATCAACGGCAAGGCGACCGAGGAGCAGGTGCAGGGGGTGCTCGACACCTACAAGCGGCTGCTGACCTACGTCGCCCCCGACCACTCCTCCCGCGACTGGTACGAAACCTCCGGTCAGGTGGTGGGCGGCCAGTACGCCATGCAGATCATGGGCGCCTGGATGCAGCCGCTGATGACCAGCATGGCCCAGACCTACGGCGAGGACTACGGCGTGTTCACATTCCCCGGAACCGACGGATGGTTTGGCATGTGCATCGACGGATTCGTGGTTTCCAACGACTCCTCCGACGTGGAGGCAGGCGTTCGCTGGGTGTACAACGTGACCACGCCCGAGGTACAGGCCGCGTTTTCCTCGCTCAAGGAATCCATCTCGCCCTATGCGGATACCCCCGACAGCACCTACTGCGAGCTTACGCTCAAGTTTAAGGAAGAGCTGACGGCGCAGACCACGAAGATTTATCCCAGCTTCACGCACGGCACGGCGCTGCCCTGGTCCGCCTCTACGGATCTGCAGACCCGCATTCAGGACTTTGCCGTCGCCTCCGACCCCGATACCGCCCGCTATGCGCATAACATCGTCGTGGCTCTGCAGGAGTCCGGCCTGGAAGGAGATTGGAACCTTGTTGAGTAAGAAGAACTTTTTCAGGCGCGGCGCAGCCCTCGTAGCCGCGCTGGCGCTGAGCATGACGATGATGCCTGCGGCGCTCGCAGAGGGTGAGGAAGAAATACAGTACGTCCGCGTAGAGGGGAGCGACACACAGCGCGAGCTGGTCGCCGCCAGCAAGCAGATCATCGAGGTGGACGGCCTGAAATTCAAGGACCTGAACGGCAACGGCGTGCTGGACGTCTACGAGGACTGGCGTGAGGACGCGGACACGCGCACCGCCGACCTGCTCGCCCAGATGACCATCCGCGAGCGCATCTCGCAGATGCAGCACCCGACCTTTACCCCCAAGGACAACGGCTCCTACCCCAACTACCTGAAGAAGTGGATGAGCACCGAAAACATCGGCATGGTGCTGGTGCGCGAGTTCAACGTGGCAAACAGCGCGGCGACGGCCGCCACCACCATGAACAAGGTGCAGGAGTGGTGCGAGGAATCCCGCCTGGGCGTGCCGGTGGTGGTCAGCATGGACTCGGTGCACGGCGCCTCGTACGTCAACGGCGCGACGGTCACCGGCCACAACCTGTCTCAGGCCGCGACGCGCGACGAGGATCTGGTCACTCGCCTCGCCCAGATTCAGCGCAATGAGCTGATGGCCATGGGCGTCCGGATGACGCTTTCCCCTGAGGCCGACATCGCCTCCGAGCCCCGCTGGGGCCGGGTGATGGAGACGTTCGGCGAGGACCCCGAGCTGGTGACGCAGATGGTACGCGCGCAGATCGTCGCCTATCAAGACGGAGCGGACGGCCTGAACGAAAACAGCATCATCGCGTGCATCAAACACTTCCCCGGCGCGGGCCCGCAGATGGACGGCCTGGATCAGGCGCCCATCGTCTCCACCGAGGAATCCCTCCAGATCCACCTGAAGCCCTACTACGCGGCGCTCGAGGCGAACGTCGGCTCAGTGATGCCCTACTACAGCATCCCGCTGGTGCTGGACACCACCGCCGCGCTGGGCAGCAAGGCGACATTGCAGACCCTGCTCCGCGAGGAAATGGGCTTTGACGGCATCATCCAGACCGACTGGGGCATGATCTGGGGCATCCAGCAGTCCACCTCCATGTGGGGTGAGGAGTGCTCCGAAGAAGAAGCCATCCTCATCGGCGTCATGGAAGGCCAGGTGGACGGCATCGGCGGCGAATCCATTCGCCTGATCGACCAGATGGAAGCGCTTTATGGCGACGGCAAGATCACCGAGGAGGTCGTCAACGCAGCGGCCGCCCGCATCCTGCGCGAGAAGTTCCAGCTCGGTATCTTTGAAAACCCCTATGTAGACGTGGATTACGCGGCGTCCTACGTGGGCTGTGAGGAAAACCAGGCGGTGAACCTTGAAGCCGCGCGCAAGGCCATGACGCTGCTCAAGAACGACGGCGTCCTGCCGATCGACTCCGCAAACAAGAAGATTCTCGTCGCCGGCATGCGCGCCGGGGACATGGACAGTCTGTGCGGCGGCTGGACCTCCAGCCAGGAGGGAATCACCCTGGCCGAGGCGCTGACGCAGCTCGCGTCGGAGGGTGCCGAGGTGATCTACGAGGCGGAGGACGTCGAGAAGATCTCCTCGCTGGCGAAGGAATGCGACGTAGCCATCGTAGCCATCGGCGAGGCCGCCTACCAGCACAATCCCACCTGGGGCTACGACACGCTGGAGATCACCCAGTCCCAGCAGAGCATCCTTGAAGCCGTAAAGGCGACCGGAACCCCGCTCGTCACCGTGGTGATCGGCGGCCGTCCGTACATCCTGTCCTGGTGCGATGAGAACGCCGACGCCATCCTGATGGCCTACTATCCCGGGCAGCAGGGCGGCATCGCAATCGCGGAAACGCTTTACGGCGCGAACAACCCCACCGGCAAGCTGCCCATCGCCATGCCGCGCGACATGGCGTCCGTCGAGGCGCAGGAGAGCGACATTTCCTTCGACCTGGAAAACCCGCTGTACGAATACGGCTTCGGCCTGAGCTACGGCGAATAAAGGAGCTCAAACGCCTGCGCAGGAGGAAAGTGCGCGTCCCTGCGCAGGCTCTTTTATCAGGTTAGGAGGTTGTCTATGCGCAAGTTCTTTACACGGCACCCCATGCTGCCAATTCTGATCCCGGCTGTACTGCTCCTCTACTTCGTCTATATCTCCCTGGGATGGAACGTATGGGTTTCCGTCTCGGACTGGCAAAACGGCTCGCTGTCGGCCAGCTACGGCTGGGGCGGCTTTGGCCAGTACGCCAAGATGTTCAGCAGCGAATACTTCGGCACCTCGCTGATCAACACGCTGCTCCTCTTCTGCCTGATCCCGATCTGCCTGCTGCTGGGCCTCGGCCTCGCGCTGCTGATGGATCAGGGCCTCAGAGGCACGACGCTCTTTCGCAACCTGATCCTCCTGCCGTTCGCGCTGTCCTTCGTCGTGACCGGCACGGTCTGGGCCTGGATGTACCGGCCCACGAACGGCGTGCTCAATTCCTTTCTGCAAATCATCGGCATCAATACCGCGAACCTCATGTGGACCTCGAGCAACGACACGGTGATGCTGTCCATCATCATCGCGCTGGTCTGGCAGTTCTCCGGATACGTGGCCGTCATCTTCCTCGCGGGCATCAAGTCCGTACCCGAAAACGTCATCAACGCGGCCAAGCTGGACGGCGCCTACTCCCTGCGCATCTATTGGAAGCTCATCATCCCGCGCCTCAAGGGCGCCATGGGCTCCTGCATCACCATCCTGGCGATGTACGCGCTGCGTTCCTTTGACTTCATCGTATCCCTGGTGGGCTACACCAAGTCCGCCGCGTGGACGTTACCCGTATGGATGTACCAGGAAGCCTTCAGCAAGAACAATTTCGCCCTGGCCGCCGCCATCAGCTGCTTCCTGCTGGCGCTGGTGCTGGTGCTGATTCTTCCCCTGACCTATTGGACCAACAAGAGGAAGTGATAAAATGGCAAGCATGGTTTCGGTCAATCCGGCATCGGGGATGCAGATCAATCGCCCCAAGCCCAAATGGTACCTGCACGCGCTGCACGCGGTCTATTACCTCGTGATGATCGCCTTTCTGGTCTTCTACATGCTGCCGTTCTGGGGCACGCTGACCACCTCGTTCAAGACGAACAACGAGGTGATGACCTCAAGCCCCGTCGCGCTGCCCACGGAGTTCACGGCCGAAGGCTACGTCAGCGCCTTTGAGGAACTGAAGATTCCGCTCATCAACAGCCTCATCATCACGGTCGGCGGCGCGCTCGGTTCGCTCTTTCTCGGCTCGGTCTGCGCCTACGCGCTGAGCAAGTGGAAGTTTAAGTTCAGCAACCTGTTCTTCGTTCTGCTGGTGGCGGCGACCTACCTGCCGTATCAGGCGATCCTGATTCCGCTGCTTCAGACCATCAACGCGCTGAACCTCTATGACAACGTGCTGGGCCTGATATTGGTTCACTCCGTCTTCGGCATGCCGATGTGCACCGTGATGATGCGCGGCTATTACGCCGACGTACCGGACGCGCTGATCCGTCAGGCGATGATCGACGGGAACGGCCCCTGGTCGATCTACGCGAAGATCGTCGTGCCCAACACGAAGATCGCCACGATCACGGTGTTCGTCTTTCAGTGCACCTCCATCTGGAATGAGATGCTGTTCGCGCTGGTGCTCGGCGGCTACGACTCGAAGCCCGCAACCATCGCGCTGAACGAGCTGGCCGGCACGATGGCCGCCGAGTTCAACGTGCAGATGGCCGGGTCGATGATTCTGGCTCTCCCGGTGCTGATTCTGTACATCTTCATGGGCAAGTATCTGATCCGCGGCTACATGGCCGGCGCGGTTACCGCGTCTTAAGGAAAGGGGAACCATCATGACAAAGACGTTTATCAGACGCATGCTTTCAGCCGCGACGGCCCTCGCGCTCACGCTGGGCGCGCTGTCCGCCACCGCCGCGGATACGGCCTATACCCAGCCCGAGCTGGGCGCCGACACCGTAGCGATCCTCGAGCAGGACGGCTATCGCTTTAAGGACCTGAACAAAAACGGCGCACTGGACGCCTACGAGGACTGGCGGCTATCCCCCAAGGAGCGGGCCCAGGACCTGCTCAGCCAGATGACCGCCGAGGACAAGGCCGCGCAGATGCTCCACGTGACGCTGGTCACGCTCAAGGAGAGCTGGTTCAGCGAATTGGACATCGGCTTCGCGCTGGCCTACGACTACCTGCAGGACGGCGCAAAGGCTGCCGCAGAGCGCACCAACGAGGTGCAGGCGCTGGCGGAAAGCTCGCGCCTGGGCATCCCCGTGATATTCTCCATGGACTCCGTCATCGGCGCGAGTTGGGTGGACGGCGCGACCATCCTGCCCGATCAGCTGACGCTCGCGGCCTCCGGCGACACCGCGATGGTCGGGAAGCTGGCCGACATGCAGCGTGAAGAGATGAAGGCCATCGGCGTACGCATGAGCCTCTCCCCCGTAGCCGACATCGCTACCGACCCGCGCTGGGGGCGCGTGCAGGAATGCTTCGGTGAGGACGTCGAGACGGCCACCCAAATGGTCGTGGCGGCGATCAACGGCCTGCAGGGCGGCAAGGAACTGACGCCCGATTCCGTCATGACCTGCGTCAAGCACTTTCCGGGCTCCGGCCCTCAGACGTCGGGCGTGGACGGCACGCCGCTCGTCTATAACGACGATTCCTTCCAGATGCACCTGAGCGTGTTCAAGGCGGCCATCGAGGCGGGCGCTTCCTCGATCATGCCCTACGGCTACTCCACCGTGCCGTATCTGGGCGGCGACGCCGTGGACAATTACGCGCACGAGTCCTCCACGGTCATGACCGAGCTGCTGCGCGGCGAGCTGGGTTACGACGGCATCATCCAGACCGACTGGGGCCTGAGCCCCACGCCCGCCGCGCTGGCAGGCGCCGACGCCCTGGGCGGCGCAGGCACCCGCGAGGTAAAGAAGCTGGTGGACCAGCTCAGCGAAGAGCAGCTGAACGAAAAGGTGCTCCGCCTTCTGACCGTCAAGTTTGAGCTGGGCATCTTTGAAAATCCCTATGTGGACGCCGAAAACGCCGTAGCCACGCTGTCGAACCCCGAGCACAAAGCGCTCGCCAGGGAAGCCGCGGCCAATGCGCTGACGATGGTGAAGTATGAAGACGCCGTTCCGCTCGCGGGTAAAAAGCTCGTCGTGGCCGGCTCCCTGGCTGACGACGGCCATGCGCTCTCCAGCGGATGGACGGTCGAATCCTACCAGGCCAGGAGCATCCTTGCGGCCCTGCGCGAAAAGGCGGGCGAGGAAAACGTGCGTTACATCGGCGACGACACCTCCCTGGTGGAGGAAAGCTATCCTGAGGACACGGTGGCCGTCGTGGTCGTCGGCGAGGCGTCCGGCACGCACGAGCCCGCCTGGGGCACCGCGACGCTGACGTTCCCGGACGAGCAGACCGACATGGTCGCGGCCCTGCAAAAGTCCGGCGTGACCGTCGTCACGGTCTGTTTGATGAACCGCGCGTATGTAATGACCGACATAGTCGACCTGAGCGACTGCGTGCTGCTGGCCTATCGCCCCGGCATGTCCAGCGGCGCGGATGCCGTCGCGGACGCGCTGTACGGCGAGCATGCCGTCACCGGAAGGACGCCCTTCCAGATCCCCGCGTCCATGAGCCAGGTGCTCCTGCAGCGCGAAGACCTGGCCAAGGACATCGTCGACTCGCTGTTCGATTACGGCTTCGGCATCGACGTTCCGTCCTTCGGCAACTGAGCACGAGCAAAACGGCATTGCGCCGAGGAAGGTGATGGTATGGCTTCCATTTCCATTCGAGATATGAACGTTTCCTATAATAAAGGAAGAACCAATGTGCTTCAAAGCATGAACCTTGACATTCAGGACGGCGAATTTTGCGTGTTCCTGGGTCCCTCCGGCTGCGGTAAATCCACGGCGATGCAGTGCATCGCCGGGCTGCTGCATCCGGTTCAGGGTTCCATCCGCTTCGGCGACACGCTGATGAGCCGGATGGAGGGCAAAAAGGAGACGGACTTCGTGCCGCCGCAGGAACGCAACATCGCCATGGTGTTTCAGGAATACGCGCTCTATCCCAATATGACCGTGCGCGAAAACATGTCCTTCGCCCTGAAGACCAAAAAGGTGCCCAAGGAGCAAATCGACGCCAAGGTAAACGAGATGGCCAAGATGCTCGAGATCGAGGAATACCTCGACCGCAAGATCGCCAATCTCTCCGGCGGCCAACGTCAGCGCGTTGCGCTGGGCCGCGCCATGGTGCGCGACGCCAACGTCTTCCTGCTGGACGAACCGCTGGGCAACCTGGACGCCAAGCTGCGCGACAAGGTGCGCTACGAGCTCAAGCAGATTCAAAAGCGCCTGCACATGACGACGGTCTACGTGACCCACGACCAGACCGAAGCCATGACCATGGCCGACCACATCGTGCTGATGCGCGACGGCGTCATCATGCAGGAGGGCGGGCCCTTTGAGCTGTACGATCATCCCAACTGTCTGTTCGTCGCGGGCTTTCTGGGCACGCCGGAGATCAACACGTTCCTCTGTACGGTTAAAAAGCAGGGTGCGGGCCTCGTGCTCGCGGCGAAGACATTCACCCTCGCCGTACCTGAAAAGGACAAGGCGTGCCTGGAAAAATACGCGGGCAAGGAAATCATCCTGGGCATTCGCCCCTCCGACTTCGTGCTCGCAAACGCCGGGGAGCCCAACGCGATTCCCGGCAGGATCGACGGCGTGGAGCCTTTGGGCGACGCGTTCCTGATCCACATCAGCGTGGGCGATCAGCTCATGGTGTTCAAGTACACCGGCGAAACCGCGCCCGAGGGCGAGGACATCGCCATCGTTCCCAACCTGGCGAAGCTGCACCTGTTTGAAAAGGACAGCGAAAGCAGGATCAACGGGTAAGGCGCCTCACCGTATGCGCTGCGGTCAAGGACGAATGGGACGAGTCGATAGAACATTTGGCAGGATATAAACGATGCGGTAGACTTTGCCTCTGAAAACGCGCCCGTGGAGGACGGCCTTCCTGGTGCTATCAGAGGAACCCAGAGCAGAACAGGAATGTATTTTCCCGTCGCCCCCTTGGAGAAGGGCTGCTTTGGGCATTTTTTATCGCACAGGCAGCCTGAGCAGATTTCACAACTGCGAAGAGCTGGTGATAATGCGGCGCGGAGGCATCTAGATCAGGCCTGATTGCAGCGCCATATGTGTCGGAGCGCTATGTACACCTAGACGCCGCATCACACGGTCACCCTAAAAGCAGACCGGGTAGTGCTGCAAGCGGCGTACAAGCTCAATCGCGACCAATAAAGGACGGCTGCCAGGAGTTCTTTATTGGAACATGAGGTAAGGAGGTGAGAGGGATTTTCTGTTCCACGCCGGGAAACCGCTTAGCCGTGCGGAGGCTTGTAGGCGCGGAATGAGATCGTCTAGGTTACTTTTATTACGGCAGCGTAAATATAGTAAACTAAATATGAGGAGATTGAGCCATGAAGAAACTGTCTTGGTTGCTGGTAATCGCTATGCTGGCTTCTATGCTAAGCATTCCGACGCTTGCAGAAAGCCCCAAGTGGAGCGAGATCACGCTGGATACCGACTTCAAACGCATCATAAATGAAAACGGCGCACAATTAAGTTATAGCGAAAAGTCCGGCGTGCAGATTCTGGAGGAAGATGGCTACGCATTCAAAGACCTGAATCGGAACGGCAAACTGGATGTCTATGAAGATTGGCGCGCAGATGTCGAAGACCGGGTGGCTGATCTGTTGTCACAGATGTCCATGGACATGAAACTGGGCATGCTGGCAAACTGCTTCACGGGCGGTGCATTTTCTCCCATCTATCCTATGCAGGATGAGTGGTTGTACAGCAAGGACGATCATGTGGAGATCGATGGCATCAACTATCGATCGATGTGGTATGAAATCACGAACAACCATGTAACGCACTATTCCTATAGCGCAACGGGCACGCCCATCGAGCAGCTTGATGTGCTGAATGCGATTCAAGAGATCGGCGAGTCCGCCAGCCTTGGCATCCCGATTTCTTTTGAAACGGATCGCCCTTACAACACTTGGGGCTCTATGATCAATATGCCTTATTATGCCTTTGGCGTTGCGCATGATCCGGAGCTCTTGTATGAAATGGTCGCTCAGTATTCCAAGGAAATGAACGCTATGGGTTACACCACCATCTTCCATAGCTACGGTGTGGAAATGGGAAGCTGGTATGGCGACGAGGTAAACAACATCGCCAAGATGATCGTGGCGGAGACCAGAGCATATGAAGAAAATGGCGTCAACGCCATGACCAAGCATTATATTGCCCGCGGCGGTCGCAATAGCTTCGAAAGCGCCCGTTCTGCAGCGCAATTGTGGGAAAACTTTATGGTTGGCTGGAGAGCTGCCGTACAGGAAGGCAAGACGTCCACCATCATGATGAACAACGGAATGGGCTTGAACAACACCCCGATCCTGTATGACTCCGAAACGATCGGCTATCTGCGCAACGAGCTTGGATTTGACGGCGTATTGGTAACCGACTGGCCGTTGTTCAACGGCGCTGTGGCCACCACAGGCCTTACCAATGACGGACGGGATCTGTCTACCTTTACCCCCGGTGAGCTGTTTGCCCGTATGCTGGAATGCGGTATCGACCAGTTTGGCGTGTTCCGCGTTGAGCATGGCCTTGACACCTCAAACTACTACAATTCCAACAGCTTTGACTCCATCTACTGGCCTGATACTGTAAAGGAACAGATCGAGCTGGGTAAACTGGACGTTGCGATCGTCGACAAGGCCATTTCTCGCGCTTTGCGTGCAAAGTTCAACCTGGGCCTGTTTGAGGATCCGTATAATTCACGTGAAGAGCTTTTGGAGCTGTGCGCAAGCGATGCCTATAAGGCGGAGCAGTTTGAGCTGACGACAGTTGAGGATATCATCCGCGCTCGTACAGATTACATGAATGAACTGGATGAGCGCCTCATGGTGAAGTCCACCGTGCTCATGAAGAACGACGGCGACATATTGCCGTTG harbors:
- a CDS encoding ABC transporter permease subunit; the protein is MASMVSVNPASGMQINRPKPKWYLHALHAVYYLVMIAFLVFYMLPFWGTLTTSFKTNNEVMTSSPVALPTEFTAEGYVSAFEELKIPLINSLIITVGGALGSLFLGSVCAYALSKWKFKFSNLFFVLLVAATYLPYQAILIPLLQTINALNLYDNVLGLILVHSVFGMPMCTVMMRGYYADVPDALIRQAMIDGNGPWSIYAKIVVPNTKIATITVFVFQCTSIWNEMLFALVLGGYDSKPATIALNELAGTMAAEFNVQMAGSMILALPVLILYIFMGKYLIRGYMAGAVTAS
- a CDS encoding glycoside hydrolase family 3 N-terminal domain-containing protein, whose product is MTKTFIRRMLSAATALALTLGALSATAADTAYTQPELGADTVAILEQDGYRFKDLNKNGALDAYEDWRLSPKERAQDLLSQMTAEDKAAQMLHVTLVTLKESWFSELDIGFALAYDYLQDGAKAAAERTNEVQALAESSRLGIPVIFSMDSVIGASWVDGATILPDQLTLAASGDTAMVGKLADMQREEMKAIGVRMSLSPVADIATDPRWGRVQECFGEDVETATQMVVAAINGLQGGKELTPDSVMTCVKHFPGSGPQTSGVDGTPLVYNDDSFQMHLSVFKAAIEAGASSIMPYGYSTVPYLGGDAVDNYAHESSTVMTELLRGELGYDGIIQTDWGLSPTPAALAGADALGGAGTREVKKLVDQLSEEQLNEKVLRLLTVKFELGIFENPYVDAENAVATLSNPEHKALAREAAANALTMVKYEDAVPLAGKKLVVAGSLADDGHALSSGWTVESYQARSILAALREKAGEENVRYIGDDTSLVEESYPEDTVAVVVVGEASGTHEPAWGTATLTFPDEQTDMVAALQKSGVTVVTVCLMNRAYVMTDIVDLSDCVLLAYRPGMSSGADAVADALYGEHAVTGRTPFQIPASMSQVLLQREDLAKDIVDSLFDYGFGIDVPSFGN
- a CDS encoding ABC transporter ATP-binding protein, whose amino-acid sequence is MLQSMNLDIQDGEFCVFLGPSGCGKSTAMQCIAGLLHPVQGSIRFGDTLMSRMEGKKETDFVPPQERNIAMVFQEYALYPNMTVRENMSFALKTKKVPKEQIDAKVNEMAKMLEIEEYLDRKIANLSGGQRQRVALGRAMVRDANVFLLDEPLGNLDAKLRDKVRYELKQIQKRLHMTTVYVTHDQTEAMTMADHIVLMRDGVIMQEGGPFELYDHPNCLFVAGFLGTPEINTFLCTVKKQGAGLVLAAKTFTLAVPEKDKACLEKYAGKEIILGIRPSDFVLANAGEPNAIPGRIDGVEPLGDAFLIHISVGDQLMVFKYTGETAPEGEDIAIVPNLAKLHLFEKDSESRING
- a CDS encoding glycoside hydrolase family 3 N-terminal domain-containing protein — its product is MKKLSWLLVIAMLASMLSIPTLAESPKWSEITLDTDFKRIINENGAQLSYSEKSGVQILEEDGYAFKDLNRNGKLDVYEDWRADVEDRVADLLSQMSMDMKLGMLANCFTGGAFSPIYPMQDEWLYSKDDHVEIDGINYRSMWYEITNNHVTHYSYSATGTPIEQLDVLNAIQEIGESASLGIPISFETDRPYNTWGSMINMPYYAFGVAHDPELLYEMVAQYSKEMNAMGYTTIFHSYGVEMGSWYGDEVNNIAKMIVAETRAYEENGVNAMTKHYIARGGRNSFESARSAAQLWENFMVGWRAAVQEGKTSTIMMNNGMGLNNTPILYDSETIGYLRNELGFDGVLVTDWPLFNGAVATTGLTNDGRDLSTFTPGELFARMLECGIDQFGVFRVEHGLDTSNYYNSNSFDSIYWPDTVKEQIELGKLDVAIVDKAISRALRAKFNLGLFEDPYNSREELLELCASDAYKAEQFELTTVEDIIRARTDYMNELDERLMVKSTVLMKNDGDILPLAKGSKVFVDSNAAETREKDSIAIGAYATVVENMDEADVIVLHMTALDDAYEMIIEDAQDAQKPIVLVVEGEAAGGRGVIGVEPGSYETANCAAILMQTYNNLPDHGTALPGFYRYCYPSVTADMLFGVREPSGKLVYEIARDADAYLLSWGDLQYDMGLDDTTRLYLAAAIRENPSLLVPDNLGDVLYTANFGMKYNAVPDVDINTLVVPTVVQDVEEENRGSMRTVRKAVKATQKAGVPFDISFIVKNNGDDTCLNADVYDGDQLIASKFVSIAGGQFRVVTIELTLDAGEHTISISDLSETIVVE